One genomic segment of Komagataella phaffii GS115 chromosome 4, complete sequence includes these proteins:
- a CDS encoding uncharacterized protein (Putative transporter, member of a family of seven S. cerevisiae genes (AVT1-7)): MSTSKYQNLPQVSSELDQPHGDPSDSFEIEEAIDDSEELELEGIMTQKGKSNMGNAFMNMANSILGAGIIGQPYAFRNCGMVGALLIMVLLTILVDWTIRLVIINTKLSGTHSYQGSVYHCFGNKGKYVILLAQGLFAYGGSMAFCVIIGDTIPHVIRSVFKSAIQSNRFLDFLLSRNSIIILTTCFISYPLALNRDISKLSKASGLALVSMLVIVIIVLARGPVVSSELKGSMSLKNWFFDIGMFQGISVISFALVCHHNTTFIYRSMKKATLDRFTQLTHISCAIAMVCCSIMGIAGFAIFKDKTKGNILNNFPADDWVVNIARFCFGFNMLTTFPLEIFVVRDIVKDVMNGSDAEKLSTKSHFIITTLLSFSAMFVSLLTCNLGAILELTGATSASIMAYILPPLCYAKMSPNRKGLLNWYAPYLCVAFGLSVMVISTIQTLVTSFYNKSDAGHCVT, encoded by the coding sequence ATGTCAACGTCCAAATATCAGAACTTACCTCAGGTCAGTTCTGAGTTGGATCAACCGCATGGTGATCCTTCTGATAGCTTTGAAATAGAAGAAGCTATTGACGATTCTGAAgaattggaattggaagGAATCATGACCCAAAAGGGTAAATCCAATATGGGAAATGCCTTTATGAACATGGCAAACAGCATACTGGGGGCTGGTATAATAGGTCAGCCTTATGCTTTTAGAAACTGTGGGATGGTGGGTGCACTCCTGATTATGGTTTTGCTGACAATTCTAGTGGATTGGACGATCCGCTTGGTGATTATAAACACGAAATTATCTGGAACCCATTCTTACCAAGGCAGCGTCTATCATTGTTTTGGGAACAAAGGCAAATACGTTATTTTACTGGCTCAAGGCTTATTTGCTTATGGTGGGTCTATGGCGTTTTGCGTGATTATTGGTGACACGATCCCTCATGTTATACGGagtgttttcaaatcagCCATTCAATCGAATCGATTCTTGGATTTTTTGCTTTCTAGAAACTCTATTATTATATTAACGACATGTTTCATAAGCTACCCACTTGCACTTAACAGagacatttcaaaattatcGAAAGCTTCTGGGTTGGCACTAGTATCCATGCTCGTTATTGTCATCATTGTCCTTGCAAGGGGTCCAGTTGTCAGTTCTGAACTCAAAGGTTCAATGtcgttgaaaaattggttcTTTGATATCGGTATGTTTCAAGGAATAAGTGTCATTTCCTTTGCGCTAGTATGCCACCATAATACCACATTCATTTACAGATCCATGAAAAAGGCTACATTGGATAGGTTTACACAATTAACTCATATATCTTGCGCTATTGCCATGGTATGCTGTTCCATTATGGGTATTGCTGGATTTGCTatattcaaagataaaaCGAAAGGAAATATTCTGAACAATTTTCCCGCAGACGATTGGGTCGTCAATATAGCTCGATTCTGTTTTGGGTTCAACATGCTGACTACATTTCCCTTGGAGATTTTTGTAGTTAGAGATATTGTCAAAGATGTCATGAATGGCAGTGATGCTGAGAAGCTTTCCACGAAATCACACTTTATTATTACAACACTGCTCTCCTTTTCTGCCATGTTTGTATCACTTTTGACTTGTAATTTAGGTGCAATTTTAGAACTCACAGGCGCAACTTCTGCGTCAATTATGGCATATATACTGCCCCCATTATGTTATGCTAAGATGTCTCCCAATAGAAAGGGTCTCCTTAATTGGTATGCGCCATATTTATGTGTGGCTTTTGGGCTATCTGTCATGGTTATATCGACTATCCAAACATTGGTAACCTCTTTTTATAACAAGAGCGATGCTGGGCATTGCGTAACTTAA
- a CDS encoding N-acetyltransferase, confers resistance to the sphingolipid biosynthesis inhibitor myriocin (ISP-1) has translation MEGTTSQAGRRTLRPIEEYNYQRNVLKTYSCFIVASKLSECVDKEVLLFGIQKLVASRKQLRLNVFKEDGTNDLYLQEISDWSVDDVVEFKTGSDIVEEIGMAHRYCFVTAINKPLWKLVVLNSQWLLLQCDHTLLDGNSAAFFHEELVCLLNNQPIGKDLEEESQLSKFTTPSTRYLIGCLFSEFSPKWLSNWFGKLGKMPFTEKSQYQTDDPSWNISVKSPIKDNEFKTLKHLITINTQEFIKLKSLLKAQSVSFTSFWLYLNLSVLSQFTQLSLNCSIPVNLRTLLDKRNAKSYGLFVSAVELKLSTRLVSHESFDWNYVRYIQSHLSPVKLEESAQLVGMLNYVNAKDYLLQKSSKPRTCTLEISNLGLREDYKNTAAQPYLNEIIFSQPNNITGPYITNDMASTSEQVNILIGAVPECGYFYDLYTSGLEALLNEFIRDI, from the coding sequence ATGGAAGGTACTACGAGTCAAGCGGGCAGGAGGACTTTGAGGccaattgaagaatacaACTATCAGAGAAACGTTCTGAAGACATACTCCTGTTTCATTGtggcttcaaaattgaGTGAATGCGTTGATAAAGAGGTTCTTTTATTTGGAATTCAGAAACTGGTGGCAAGCCGTAAACAGCTGAGACTGAATgtgttcaaagaagacgGCACCAACGACCTATATTTGCAGGAAATATCGGATTGGAGCGTTGATGATGTTGTGGAGTTCAAAACGGGTAGTGATATTGTGGAGGAGATCGGTATGGCTCATAGATACTGCTTTGTAACTGCAATCAACAAGCCCTTGTGGAAACTAGTCGTTCTCAATTCTCAATGGTTATTATTACAGTGTGACCATACGCTACTAGACGGGAATTCTGCTGCTTTTTTCCACGAAGAATTGGTCTGTCTATTGAATAATCAACCAATTGGCAAAGACTTAGAGGAGGAGTCGCAACTCTCAAAATTCACAACACCTTCAACTAGATACCTGATCGGATGTCTGTTCAGTGAATTCAGCCCCAAGTGGTTGTCAAATTGGTTTGGGAAACTAGGCAAAATGCCATTCACAGAGAAATCTCAGTATCAAACGGATGATCCAAGTTGGAATATCAGTGTCAAGTCTCCCATAAAAGATAACGAGTTCAAGACGTTAAAGCATCTAATCACAATAAATACCCAAGAATTCATTAAGTTGAAGTCCTTACTGAAGGCGCAATCGGTCTCCTTCACGAGTTTCTGGCTATATTTGAACCTTTCAGTGCTTTCTCAGTTTACTCAACTCTCTTTAAACTGTAGCATTCCAGTGAATTTGAGAACCTTATTAGACAAAAGAAATGCTAAGAGTTATGGACTATTCGTTTCTGCTGTGGAACTCAAGTTATCCACGAGACTAGTCTCTCATGAATCATTCGATTGGAATTACGTCAGATACATACAATCCCATTTATCTCCAGTTAAACTGGAAGAAAGTGCTCAGTTAGTTGGAATGCTCAACTATGTAAACGCCAAGGACTATCTACTCCAGaaatcttccaaaccaAGAACTTGTACTCTGGAGATCTCTAATCTAGGACTCCGAGAGGACTACAAAAACACTGCCGCTCAACCCTACCTTAATGAAATCATTTTCTCCCAACCAAATAACATTACTGGTCCATATATAACAAACGATATGGCCTCCACTTCAGAACAGGTGAATATTCTAATCGGTGCAGTCCCAGAGTGTGGATATTTTTACGATCTTTATACATCTGGGCTGGAAGCCTTACTGAATGAATTCATTCGCGACATTTAA
- a CDS encoding Signal recognition particle (SRP) subunit (homolog of mammalian SRP54), whose protein sequence is MVLADLGRRINNAVGNVTKSNVVDADVISNMLKEICNALLESDVNIKLVAQLREKIRKQIDAEDKPGINKKKLIQKVVFDELVKLVDCNEAELFKPKKKQTNVIMMVGLQGAGKTTTCTKLAVYYQRRGFKVGMVCGDTFRAGAFDQLKQNATKAKIPYYGSYTETDPVKVTFDGVEEFRKEKFEIIIVDTSGRHRQEEDLFEEMVQIGKAIKPNQTIMVLDASIGQSAESQSKAFKESSDFGAIIITKMDSNSKGGGALSAIAATNTPVAFIATGEHIQNFEKFSGRGFISKLLGIGDIEGLMEHVQSMNLDQGDTIKNFKEGKFTLQDFQTQLNNIMKMGPLSKLAQMLPGGMGQLMGQVGEEEASKRLKRMIYIMDSMTKQELSSDGRLFIDQPSRMVRVARGSGTSVTEVELVLLQQKMMARMALQSKNMMSGAGGPAGMASKMNPANMRRAMQQMQSNPGMMDNMMNMFGGAGGAGGAGMPDMQEMMKQMSSGQMKMPSQQEMMSMMKQFGMG, encoded by the coding sequence ATGGTATTGGCAGATCTTGGAAGGCGTATCAATAACGCCGTTGGAAATGTCACCAAGTCCAATGTTGTTGACGCTGACGTCATCAGCAACATGTTAAAGGAGATTTGTAACGCCCTATTGGAGTCCGATGTGAACATTAAACTAGTTGCCCAATTGAGAGAGAAAATACGAAAACAGATCGACGCAGAGGATAAACCAGGAATTAataagaagaagctgatcCAGAAGGTCGTTTTTGATGAGCTGGTGAAACTTGTTGATTGCAACGAAGCTGAGCTGTTCaagccaaagaaaaaacagACGAATGTGATCATGATGGTCGGTTTACAAGGTGCTGGTAAGACAACAACCTGTACTAAACTGGCAGTGTATTACCAGAGAAGAGGATTCAAAGTGGGAATGGTCTGTGGTGACACTTTCCGAGCTGGTGCGTTTGACCAGCTGAAACAAAACGCTACCAAGGCTAAGATTCCCTACTATGGTTCATATACAGAAACTGACCCTGTGAAAGTGACCTTTGATGGTGTGGAAGAATTCaggaaggaaaagtttgaaataATAATTGTGGATACTTCTGGTAGACACAGGCAGGAGGAAGATTTATTCGAAGAGATGGTACAAATTGGAAAAGCTATCAAGCCTAATCAAACAATCATGGTACTGGATGCTTCCATAGGTCAATCTGCCGAATCTCAATCTAAAGCATTTAAGGAATCATCCGATTTTGGTGCCATTATCATAACTAAAATGGATTCCAATTCCAAGGGAGGAGGTGCCCTTTCAGCTATAGCTGCCACCAACACTCCAGTAGCGTTTATTGCCACCGGAGAGCACATTCAGAATTTcgaaaagttttcaggAAGAGGATTTATCTCAAAACTTTTAGGAATTGGTGATATAGAGGGTCTTATGGAACATGTTCAGTCGATGAACTTGGATCAAGGTGATACTATCAAGAATTTCAAGGAAGGAAAGTTTACTTTACAGGATTTTCAAACGcaattgaacaacatcATGAAGATGGGGCCACTGTCCAAACTCGCTCAAATGTTGCCTGGTGGAATGGGACAATTGATGGGACAGGTTGGTGAAGAGGAGGCttcaaagagattgaagCGAATGATTTATATAATGGATTCAATGACGAAGCAAGAGTTGTCAAGTGACGGTAGATTGTTTATTGATCAGCCTTCAAGGATGGTAAGAGTTGCTAGAGGCTCTGGTACCTCTGTAACTGAGGTGGAGCTTGTTCTTTTACAGCAAAAGATGATGGCTCGTATGGCATTACAATCTAAGAATATGATGAGTGGGGCCGGCGGTCCAGCAGGGATGGCTTCCAAAATGAATCCAGCTAATATGAGAAGAGCTATGCAACAAATGCAATCAAACCCAGGAATGATGGATAACATGATGAATATGTTTGGTGGAGCTGGAGGAGCTGGAGGAGCTGGAATGCCGGATATGCAAGAAATGATGAAACAAATGTCCAGTGGCCAAATGAAAATGCCCAGTCAACAGGAAATGATGAGCATGATGAAACAGTTTGGTATGGGCTAA
- a CDS encoding Subunit of DNA primase, which is required for DNA synthesis and double-strand break repair: MPGLPEISSGAMSSPAVSSVQSSPNKNTKESSPMEANLIKAESSSYTPSEYDMRNYYERLLPFKPVFEWLNHSPIPQTDFTMREFAFEFKSGAYQRYNSFVSAKEFKDTVVRVTPTRFEIGAVYSINPSKRKTVSKNMMKPIEKEFVVDIDLTDYDDIRTCCSKTGICHKCWKFINVAIEIVDTALRDDFGFEHMIWVFSGRRGAHCWVSDQRARSMNDTLRKAVIDYLDVLNLKGGHKNRNLTFRRPLHPHIERSTGILLKSFKEVILEEQDPWRDDKRAIEDLAKKISDAATRESLAKLWTEKPGRSSLEKWKDIDTQAKKGFAVRDWKTDIVILSMYPRLDIEVSKLMGHLLKSPFCIHPKTGNVCVPFDPRVKEFWPDESPNLRSLQSEIEEWDTDHPGKSVKHEWEKTSLNEYIKMFNNFKKKLNEEELQSRKRNRDQLVDQDDKSQLEF, translated from the coding sequence ATGCCTGGATTGCCAGAGATCAGCAGTGGTGCAATGAGCTCACCAGCTGTTTCAAGTGTTCAATCGTCTCCCAACAAAAATACCAAGGAGTCCTCTCCTATGGAGGCAAACCTGATAAAGGCTGAGAGTTCATCTTATACACCATCAGAATATGACATGAGGAATTACTATGAACGCTTATTGCCGTTCAAGCCAGTTTTCGAATGGTTGAACCATTCTCCGATTCCTCAAACAGATTTCACCATGAGAGAGTTTGCTTTCGAGTTTAAAAGTGGTGCATATCAGAGATACAATTCGTTCGTCAGTGcaaaagagttcaaagacaCTGTAGTAAGGGTCACTCCTACAAGATTCGAAATTGGGGCAGTTTACTCCATAAATCCCAGCAAACGTAAAACAGTATCGAAAAACATGATGAAACCTATAGAGAAAgagtttgttgttgatatcGATTTGACCGACTACGATGACATTAGAACATGTTGTTCCAAGACGGGAATCTGCCACAAATGCTGGAAATTCATCAATGTTGCCATAGAGATTGTAGATACAGCATTACGggatgattttggatttgaGCACATGATCTGGGTATTTTCTGGACGAAGAGGGGCACATTGCTGGGTCAGTGATCAAAGGGCAAGGAGTATGAACGATACCCTAAGAAAAGCAGTTATTGACTATCTGGACgtgttgaatttgaaggGAGGTCATAAAAATAGAAATCTGACGTTCAGAAGGCCCTTGCATCCCCATATCGAGAGGTCTACTGGTATACttctcaaatctttcaaagaagttatACTAGAAGAACAAGATCCCTGGAGGGATGACAAAAGAGCCATAGAAGACCTtgcaaagaagatttcCGATGCGGCTACTCGTGAGTCATTGGCGAAACTCTGGACTGAGAAGCCAGGCAGGTCTAGTCTagaaaaatggaaagatattgatACCCAAGCCAAGAAGGGCTTTGCTGTACGTGATTGGAAAACTGATATTGTTATTCTCTCAATGTACCCTCGTTTGGATATTGAGGTTTCCAAACTGATGGGGCATTTATTGAAGTCTCCCTTTTGCATTCACCCCAAGACAGGAAACGTGTGCGTTCCATTTGACCCAAGAGTTAAGGAGTTCTGGCCCGATGAATCTCCTAATCTTCGTAGTTTACAGTCagagattgaagaatgggACACGGACCACCCAGGCAAATCTGTGAAACATGAATGGGAAAAGACTAGTCTCAATGAATACATTAAAATGTTcaataatttcaaaaagaaacttaatgaagaagaactgCAATCtaggaaaagaaatagaGATCAGTTAGTTGATCAAGATGACAAATCTCAACTTGAATTTTAA
- a CDS encoding Protein with an N-terminal kelch-like domain: MAPLDCLPSKCYTLTLPQSADARDRLDCRTGASSLLSKSRIVVHGGLTLGLELESITIANINEALSKQLPSSLEINNSLLSNTVFELNIPERKWETVRVDEDVGHTSRPAPRMFHTICLHNHAIYVHGGLVLDEQKQFTPSNELWRFDLYRKTWSCLLASNDDDDSMFDQSSLPRFNHKMIRLKDLSVIGEPTHHGFLIVGGLNALDERIYSLEVYDIVSGIWKMLPGLPVNDRLATISSKPISPLDSSPSSRQAHSKSYLSYTHSENAIFSSPIDVDNPLSVEKLAVLTRVDPGAQLNPILSYSLNDTEPRGSRLLLNREHHTDPFDPSIPKQLRYPEGESFGENLVIMGFLPGDLNISIFVYSKSSAKWSRLNVFCEHSTWSHRFSKGYLWASHHKIILLGNEKTTRTSPSIQFFNLFVAISLPVTNSFSSLIDEQLSKNYLSANNFISTSDDFRDSPEDPNNVFNEYSKYAAPAVNMTSIKSVFPPAAVTVGKIAFATTDELSDFQLITDEGDRICIPLNVCMKRWGMFFRRAICKGYVEAIYEFAKTATEDDMLLFKKEFYTQGRTERHSVNSSIFPSSDVSSQDNLRLKKDTGRPEFRLPFQKHEILSNKGTPQSSTNNSRKNSVMSYDSSTSNSSGIDIKLFESSAIPIQLPPPQEPLPAPMGRRKSASFFESEKNIFGPKTPTLPHSRTHSPASSPKSSPRGSLVHSNRDGLMPSVGNESLQETEEQKGHVSDAPPPWEHKGSSPQLDEGDDIASAPAGSPESIVQDAIKLAIDSIEVENYDFSTLQPFLFTWAIPRSLYLPFPTKTVKAFSEFLYTGQVGATWELVPTALDVLLVAKFYEVPLLYDLILETLYRILSRKEVQLVKEAQKLKNEYVDVMSVNRGYIVDPPPIPSIDEFTEFLTKSDDGFTDLSLLKRASKASRMMSDSRGSSRGSSRKSSLSFTQLAAFKEKRREEKDGETEEGVDSEELADEEEVDDDERESVADLSEIEAKEEEGEEEREEEKEEEEEEEEEEEEEEEEEKEEEDSDDSTFEDIKAYHLDDSSNEDIDDGSSPLHDVLAFAQSKKQRPESLKDSSASGLSNSSDSGKESDSNDGPSSQQSPEEYLGTKDNVDKVKAGINPTPTLESTTRSADAVPVSIIDYIYEAAVLGNDLRLLLRALNVRYMIKGFETEKPSIKRKIEQTRKETAARQEEQLEQGTLLPHPHLRGQSSPFAHYQPSEDEEALQGNVNPHEGTERWESSLKPTFSIKSSARLPLATKSNVGPRAVLRKAHSMANINPVEPPKILKRSFFKKNSNS, translated from the coding sequence ATGGCACCTTTGGACTGTCTGCCTAGCAAGTGCTATACGCTAACTCTTCCCCAGAGTGCGGATGCTCGAGACAGGCTGGATTGTCGAACTGGTGCTTCGTCTCTGCTTTCAAAGTCTCGTATCGTCGTTCACGGAGGTCTGACTTTGGGACTGGAACTTGAGTCCATAACCATAGCAAATATAAATGAGGCACTGTCAAAACAACTTCCATCATCCTTAGAGATCAATAATTCCCTTTTGTCAAATACAGTGTTCGAATTGAATATCCCAGAACGCAAATGGGAGACTGTCCGAGTAGATGAAGATGTCGGACATACCAGCAGACCGGCCCCAAGAATGTTTCATACTATTTGTCTCCACAACCATGCTATATATGTCCATGGAGGActtgttcttgatgagCAAAAGCAATTCACTCCATCAAACGAGCTCTGGAGATTCGACCTTTATCGTAAAACTTGGTCCTGTTTGCTTGCGTctaatgatgatgatgatagCATGTTTGATCAGTCATCTTTGCCCCGATTCAATCACAAGATGATTCGACTCAAAGACCTAAGTGTTATTGGTGAGCCAACTCACCATGGTTTTCTCATAGTCGGAGGTCTAAACGCCCTTGACGAAAGAATCTACAGTTTGGAGGTTTATGATATTGTTTCAGGTATATGGAAAATGCTTCCTGGACTACCAGTTAATGACAGACTAGCAACTATATCGTCAAAGCCAATTTCTCCACTGGATTCCAGTCCTTCATCCCGCCAAGCACATTCCAAATCCTATTTATCTTACACCCATTCAGAAAATGCCATATTCTCCAGTCCTATTGACGTGGACAATCCCTTGTCTGTAGAAAAGTTAGCAGTCCTTACAAGGGTCGATCCAGGTGCACAGTTAAATCCCATCTTATCATACTCATTGAACGATACAGAGCCTAGAGGGTCAAGATTATTGCTCAACAGAGAGCACCATACAGACCCATTTGACCCATCAATTCCCAAACAATTGCGATATCCCGAAGGAGAAAGCTTTGGTGAGAATTTAGTCATTATGGGCTTCCTCCCTGGGGATTTAAATATTTCCATCTTTGTTTATAGCAAGTCCTCGGCAAAGTGGTCACGGTTAAACGTCTTCTGTGAGCACTCTACTTGGTCACATCGGTTTTCCAAAGGTTATTTGTGGGCCTCTCACCATAAAATTATTCTTTTAGGAAATGAGAAAACAACCAGAACTTCTCCAAGCATTCAGTTCTTTAACCTATTTGTGGCTATTTCTTTGCCAGTCACCAATTCATTTAGCTCACTGATCGATGAACAACTGTCCAAGAATTACTTAAGTGCCAACAACTTTATCAGCACTTCTGATGACTTCAGGGATTCGCCTGAGGATCCCAACAACGTATTCAACGAATATTCAAAGTATGCTGCCCCGGCAGTAAATATGACCTCTATCAAATCAGTCTTTCCTCCTGCTGCCGTCACTGTAGGTAAGATCGCTTTTGCCACAACTGATGAATTATCCGACTTTCAGTTAATAACCGATGAGGGAGATCGTATTTGCATCCCACTGAACGTATGCATGAAACGATGGGGAATGTTCTTCAGGAGGGCAATTTGCAAGGGATACGTTGAAGCCATATACGAATTTGCTAAGACCGCCACCGAGGATGACATGTTGTTGTTTAAAAAGGAGTTTTACACCCAAGGTCGAACAGAGAGACACTCTGTGAATTCGTCTATCTTCCCATCCTCTGACGTATCAAGTCAAGATAACTTGCGTCTTAAAAAAGACACTGGGAGACCTGAGTTTCGATTGCCCTTTCAGAAACATGAGATCCTTTCCAACAAAGGTACACCACAGTCGTCTACTAACAACTCACGCAAGAACTCTGTCATGTCTTATGATTCTAGTACTAGCAATAGTTCTGGCATTGACATCAAGCTCTTCGAAAGTTCGGCTATTCCAATTCAGTTGCCTCCACCGCAGGAGCCGCTCCCGGCTCCTATGGGTCGTAGAAAATCTGCCTCCTTTTTCGAGTCGGAGAAGAATATATTTGGCCCGAAAACGCCAACTCTTCCTCATAGTAGGACACACTCTCCTGCATCTTCTCCCAAGAGCTCACCGCGCGGGTCGTTGGTGCATTCGAATAGGGATGGATTGATGCCTAGTGTGGGCAATGAATCATTACAAGAGACAGAAGAGCAAAAAGGTCACGTTTCTGATGCACCCCCACCCTGGGAGCATAAAGGTTCTAGCCCCCAGCTCGACGAAGGCGATGATATTGCTTCTGCTCCTGCTGGGTCACCGGAATCCATCGTCCAAGATGCAATCAAACTTGCTATTGACTCGATAGAGGTCGAAAATTATGATTTTTCGACGTTGCAGCCTTTCCTGTTTACTTGGGCAATTCCTCGTTCGCTTTACCTGCCATTTCCAACGAAAACTGTGAAAGCTTTTTCAGAGTTTTTATACACTGGACAAGTTGGAGCAACTTGGGAGTTGGTGCCTACAGCACTTGACGTTCTGTTGGTGGCAAAGTTCTATGAGGTTCCCCTCTTGTATGACTTGATTTTAGAAACGTTGTACCGTATTCTTTCTCGCAAGGAGGTACAACTTGTTAAAGAGGCTCAAAAGCTCAAGAACGAGTATGTCGATGTGATGAGTGTGAATCGTGGTTACATTGTGGACCCGCCTCCTATTCCCAGCATCGACGAGTTCACTGAGTTTTTGACCAAGTCTGACGACGGCTTTACTGATCTTagtcttttgaaaagggCATCCAAAGCTAGCAGAATGATGAGCGATAGTCGCGGATCTAGCCGCGGATCTAGCCGCAAGTCTTCCCTATCATTCACGCAGTTGGCCGCCtttaaagagaaaagaaggGAAGAGAAGGACGGGGAGACGGAGGAAGGGGTAGATAGTGAAGAACTAGCAGACGAAGAGGAAgtggatgatgatgagcGAGAGAGTGTGGCTGATTTGAGCGAGATAGAGGCGAAGGAGGAGGAGGGCGAGGAGGAGagagaagaggaaaaggaagaagaggaagaagaggaggaagaggaggaagaggaggaagaggaggagaaagaagaagaggattCAGACGATAGTACTTTCGAAGATATCAAAGCCTACCATTTAGACGACTCAAGCAACgaagatattgatgatgGTTCTAGCCCTCTACATGATGTGTTGGCTTTTGCTCAGTCTAAGAAACAAAGACCAGAAAGCCTTAAAGACTCGAGCGCTAGTGGACTCTCCAATAGTTCAGACAGCggaaaagaaagtgatAGCAATGATGGTCCTTCTTCACAACAGTCGCCAGAAGAGTACCTCGGAACTAAAGATAATGTGGACAAAGTGAAAGCTGGAATCAACCCCACTCCCACCCTAGAATCTACAACGAGATCAGCAGATGCAGTTCCTGTCAGTATTATAGACTATATTTACGAAGCTGCTGTCTTAGGCAATGATTTACGTTTGCTATTACGGGCGTTGAATGTTAGATACATGATTAAAGGATTTGAAACGGAGAAACCATCTATCAAAAGGAAGATTGAACAAACTAGAAAAGAGACTGCAGCACGGCAGGAAGAGCAACTGGAACAGGGTACCCTCCTCCCTCACCCTCACCTTAGAGGCCAATCGTCTCCCTTTGCACATTACCAACCTTcagaggatgaagaagcCTTACAGGGAAATGTTAATCCACACGAAGGCACTGAACGGTGGGAAAGTAGCCTTAAGCCAACCTTTTCCATCAAGTCTTCAGCTCGATTGCCTCTTGCAACCAAATCTAATGTGGGTCCACGAGCTGTTCTTAGAAAAGCTCACTCAATGGCCAACATCAACCCAGTAGAGCCTCcgaaaattttgaagagatcatttttcaagaagaattcCAACTCATAA